Proteins from a genomic interval of Ktedonobacteraceae bacterium:
- a CDS encoding bifunctional (p)ppGpp synthetase/guanosine-3',5'-bis(diphosphate) 3'-pyrophosphohydrolase: MMTTNPDEFLALPQMTLEHLLEETRQYLSPEEMERIQRAYEVANLAHRGVVRRSGDPYIQHPLEVALLLADMRIDADGIVAALLHDVVEDTDFTLEELRQQFGESVANIVDGVTKFDALASKPAPSTKFVAPDNQEGTGRKTISGPLPETPEQVEQRQKQARELKRRQRSETVRKMLLAMAEDPRVVVLKLADRLHNMRTLSVMNPAQQQNKARETREIYAPLARRLGMALVQAELEDLAFSYLEPERYAQLARAVEAERRKRQPSIDQICQVLREEMEKADIHAEVHAWQKHLSSIERKLQQSGDELSQIHDLVSFRILVDSVQDCYLALGLIHALWRPKDGRIKDFIATPKLNGYQSLHTTVFCLDNQLAEIQIRTHEMQRIADYGIASYWYLKDRGGSRLSTHEMIAWIEQLREWQRGLPQNADEFVEAVKGDIFQEQIFVFTPKGEIKDLPRGSTPLDMAYRIHTDIGDHCAGARIITTQDDGGRLVTRIVPLDYELKGGEIVDIITDEAVHPTREWLNFARTASARTKIRRYLNTYEREVNLQLGRERLDLALKAAGVSGLRVVRDEDLSRFNTNKKYTTADDLYVALGREDLPVGAVLEHLTPLLQDRGEMKQETEPVKNGHHTNGNNGNGEVPQAVVRLANCCCPLPGDAIIGFLNPNKGIIVHRSDCRTLRRLRVQESERFVEINWLQIEAGHYLAPIIIIAHDRPGLLRDVAAVVSDAGINMTAVSSTTNASLQKAVITATLEIESVDQIEPIFERLQQIKNVVSVARNFARRAA, encoded by the coding sequence ATGATGACCACGAACCCTGATGAATTCCTGGCGCTTCCGCAGATGACGCTTGAGCATCTGCTGGAGGAAACGCGCCAATACCTCTCTCCAGAAGAAATGGAGAGAATTCAGCGTGCCTACGAGGTCGCGAACCTGGCACATAGGGGTGTCGTGCGTCGTTCTGGCGATCCTTACATTCAACATCCACTCGAGGTTGCGCTCCTGCTGGCCGATATGCGCATCGATGCCGATGGCATCGTGGCCGCGCTGCTGCACGATGTCGTCGAGGATACAGATTTCACACTGGAGGAACTGCGCCAGCAATTTGGGGAGTCCGTTGCCAACATCGTGGACGGCGTCACAAAATTTGATGCGCTGGCAAGCAAACCCGCGCCCAGCACAAAGTTCGTGGCTCCTGATAACCAGGAGGGAACGGGCAGGAAGACCATCAGCGGCCCTCTGCCGGAGACGCCCGAGCAGGTGGAGCAAAGACAAAAGCAGGCGCGTGAGTTGAAACGGCGCCAGCGTTCTGAGACGGTACGCAAAATGCTGCTGGCAATGGCCGAGGATCCCCGCGTGGTGGTGCTGAAGCTGGCCGACCGCCTGCACAACATGCGCACATTGAGCGTCATGAACCCTGCCCAGCAACAGAATAAGGCCCGCGAGACGCGAGAAATCTACGCGCCCCTGGCGAGGCGGCTGGGGATGGCCTTAGTACAGGCAGAACTCGAAGACCTGGCTTTCAGCTACCTGGAGCCTGAGCGCTACGCGCAACTGGCGCGTGCCGTGGAAGCGGAGAGGCGCAAGCGCCAACCCTCAATCGATCAGATTTGCCAGGTATTGCGAGAGGAGATGGAGAAGGCCGACATTCACGCCGAGGTGCATGCCTGGCAAAAACACCTGTCCAGTATCGAGCGCAAACTGCAACAGAGTGGGGATGAATTGAGCCAGATTCATGACCTCGTCTCTTTCCGCATCCTTGTTGACTCCGTCCAGGATTGCTATCTTGCGCTGGGACTCATTCACGCCCTGTGGCGGCCAAAGGATGGGCGCATCAAAGATTTCATCGCCACTCCCAAGCTGAATGGCTACCAATCGCTGCACACGACGGTCTTCTGCCTGGACAACCAGCTGGCAGAGATCCAGATTCGCACGCATGAAATGCAGCGTATCGCGGACTATGGCATCGCGAGTTACTGGTATCTCAAGGACCGCGGTGGATCAAGGCTCTCAACCCATGAAATGATCGCCTGGATTGAGCAACTGCGCGAGTGGCAGCGTGGCCTGCCGCAGAACGCGGACGAGTTTGTGGAAGCAGTCAAGGGAGATATCTTCCAGGAGCAGATTTTCGTCTTTACCCCCAAGGGCGAGATCAAAGACCTGCCGCGCGGCTCGACTCCGCTCGACATGGCGTATCGCATTCACACTGATATTGGCGACCACTGCGCGGGCGCGCGCATCATTACCACTCAAGATGATGGCGGGCGCCTGGTGACACGCATCGTGCCGCTGGATTATGAACTCAAGGGCGGGGAGATCGTCGATATTATTACAGACGAGGCGGTGCATCCGACGCGCGAATGGCTCAACTTCGCGCGGACGGCCAGCGCGCGCACGAAAATTCGCCGGTACTTGAATACATACGAGCGAGAAGTTAACCTGCAACTGGGCCGCGAGCGTCTTGACCTGGCACTCAAGGCCGCTGGCGTATCCGGGCTGCGGGTCGTGCGCGACGAAGACCTGTCTCGCTTCAATACGAATAAGAAGTACACGACAGCCGATGACCTGTATGTGGCACTTGGGCGAGAGGACCTGCCAGTAGGGGCGGTGCTTGAGCATTTGACACCGCTCTTACAGGACCGGGGCGAGATGAAGCAGGAGACGGAGCCGGTTAAAAATGGGCACCATACCAACGGCAACAATGGGAACGGTGAAGTACCGCAGGCTGTTGTCAGGCTCGCCAACTGCTGCTGCCCGCTGCCCGGCGACGCGATTATCGGATTCCTCAATCCCAATAAAGGAATCATCGTCCATCGCAGCGACTGCCGGACGCTGCGCCGCCTGCGAGTGCAGGAGAGCGAGCGATTTGTTGAGATCAACTGGCTGCAGATCGAAGCCGGGCATTACCTGGCGCCGATCATCATTATCGCGCATGATCGCCCCGGCCTTTTACGCGATGTCGCGGCAGTTGTCTCTGACGCAGGTATCAACATGACCGCCGTTTCATCGACGACCAATGCCTCGCTGCAAAAGGCCGTCATCACGGCGACACTGGAGATAGAGAGCGTCGATCAGATCGAGCCGATCTTTGAACGATTGCAGCAGATTAAAAATGTGGTGAGTGTGGCGCGGAATTTTGCCCGCCGCGCTGCTTAG